In Campylobacter vulpis, a genomic segment contains:
- a CDS encoding RNA degradosome polyphosphate kinase, which translates to MQTQPSMFLNRELSWLRFNSRVLDQCSRDLPVLERLKFIAIYCTNLDEFYMIRVAGLKQLFSAGVNASSSDEMSPLTQLKEIRKYLHEEKKLLEKYFHQIINELSSENVFIKSYEELGSELKAKCDEYFFSNIFPVIVPIAVDATHPFPHLNNLSFSLAVKICDKSNPELVKFGMIRIPRILPRFYEVNSNTYVPIESIVKQHAEEIFPGFKLLASTAFRVTRNADIIIEEEEADDFMLILEQGLKLRRKGAFVRLQIEENADAQILEFLHTHTKIFHKDVYEYSTLLNLPSLWQIVGNKAFAHLLSPLYTPKTLPPFDENLSIFEAIDKEDVLIIQPFESFDPVYKFIKEASDDPDVISIRITLYRVEKNSNIVQALIDAASEGKQVTVMVELKARFDEENNLHWAKALENAGAHVIYGITGFKVHAKVSQVIRKNGDRLKFYMHLSTGNYNASSAKIYTDVSYFTSRTEFAKDTTSFFHILSGFSKNRRLESLAMSPNQIKEQVLKMIRLESEKGSEGVIIAKMNSLVDADVIGALYEASCKGVQIDLIVRGICCLRPQMEYSKNIRVRSIVGKYLEHARIFYFKHSSPNYFISSADWMPRNLERRLELMTPIYDERSKTKLAQFLKLELNDNALTYELKEDGEYHKVLPKENDKIIDSQQTLEEIVSKIYKTIQKENDESKATHLASKLFKEN; encoded by the coding sequence GTGCAAACTCAACCTAGTATGTTTTTAAATAGGGAGCTTTCTTGGCTTCGCTTTAATTCCCGTGTTTTAGACCAGTGTAGTAGAGATTTACCCGTGCTTGAAAGGCTTAAGTTTATAGCCATTTACTGCACAAATTTAGATGAATTTTATATGATAAGAGTTGCAGGACTTAAGCAGCTTTTTAGTGCAGGGGTAAATGCAAGTAGCAGCGATGAAATGTCTCCTTTAACTCAGCTTAAAGAAATTCGTAAATATCTACACGAAGAAAAAAAGCTTTTGGAAAAATATTTTCATCAAATTATCAATGAGCTTTCAAGCGAAAATGTCTTTATCAAATCCTACGAAGAACTTGGTAGTGAGTTAAAAGCTAAATGTGATGAATATTTTTTCTCAAATATTTTCCCCGTTATCGTGCCTATCGCTGTGGATGCGACTCACCCCTTTCCACACCTTAACAATCTTTCTTTTTCTTTAGCGGTTAAAATTTGTGATAAGTCTAATCCTGAGTTGGTTAAATTTGGTATGATACGCATTCCTAGAATTTTACCTCGCTTTTATGAGGTCAATTCCAACACCTATGTCCCCATAGAAAGCATAGTCAAACAACATGCCGAAGAGATTTTTCCTGGCTTTAAACTTCTCGCTTCAACTGCCTTTAGGGTTACAAGAAATGCCGACATTATCATAGAGGAAGAAGAAGCTGATGATTTTATGCTTATTTTAGAACAGGGACTTAAACTACGTAGAAAAGGGGCTTTTGTGCGTCTTCAAATCGAAGAAAACGCCGATGCGCAAATTTTAGAATTTCTTCACACTCACACAAAAATTTTTCATAAAGATGTGTATGAATACTCCACCTTGCTTAATCTCCCGTCCCTTTGGCAAATAGTGGGAAACAAGGCTTTTGCACATCTTTTAAGTCCTCTTTACACGCCAAAAACTCTGCCACCTTTTGATGAAAATTTATCCATTTTTGAAGCGATCGATAAAGAAGATGTTTTAATTATCCAGCCCTTTGAAAGTTTTGATCCTGTCTATAAATTTATAAAAGAAGCAAGTGATGATCCTGATGTGATTTCCATAAGAATCACGCTTTATAGGGTGGAAAAAAACTCAAACATTGTTCAAGCTCTCATAGACGCCGCTAGTGAGGGTAAGCAAGTTACTGTAATGGTCGAGCTAAAAGCAAGATTTGATGAAGAAAATAATCTTCACTGGGCTAAAGCCCTAGAAAATGCTGGTGCACATGTTATTTATGGAATCACAGGTTTTAAGGTGCATGCTAAAGTTTCTCAAGTGATTCGAAAAAATGGAGATAGGCTTAAATTTTATATGCATCTTAGCACGGGAAATTATAATGCCTCAAGTGCAAAAATTTACACCGATGTGAGCTATTTTACTTCAAGAACGGAATTTGCTAAGGATACAACAAGCTTTTTTCACATACTTTCAGGATTTAGTAAAAATCGCCGCCTAGAAAGCCTTGCAATGAGTCCTAATCAAATCAAGGAGCAAGTTTTAAAAATGATAAGGCTTGAAAGTGAAAAAGGAAGTGAGGGAGTTATCATTGCCAAAATGAATTCTTTAGTTGATGCTGATGTCATCGGTGCCTTATATGAAGCCTCTTGCAAAGGAGTGCAAATTGACTTAATCGTGCGTGGAATTTGCTGCCTTCGCCCCCAAATGGAATATAGCAAAAATATACGCGTAAGAAGTATAGTAGGCAAGTATTTAGAGCATGCTAGAATTTTTTATTTTAAGCATAGTAGTCCAAATTATTTCATCTCGAGTGCAGACTGGATGCCTAGAAATTTGGAAAGAAGACTAGAGCTTATGACGCCTATTTATGATGAGCGTTCTAAAACCAAACTTGCACAATTTTTAAAGCTAGAGCTTAATGACAATGCCCTAACCTACGAGCTTAAAGAAGATGGAGAGTATCACAAAGTCCTCCCAAAAGAAAATGATAAAATCATCGACTCGCAACAAACCCTAGAAGAAATTGTGAGTAAAATTTACAAAACCATACAAAAAGAAAATGATGAAAGTAAGGCAACTCATCTAGCCTCCAAACTTTTCAAGGAGAATTAA
- a CDS encoding M20/M25/M40 family metallo-hydrolase: protein MQEVIENFKKICTIPHCSFETEELKNFLASYAKECGFKVQIDKVGNIHCIKGEPKICLQSHYDMVCMGDAPKLELYEENGFLRAKNASLGADNGIGVAIMMEAMRRFSHLECLFTNDEEVGLLGANGLECELKAKKLLNLDHEGENEIMIGCAGGVDIRASQSFSTQKAYGKVYELEARNCKGGHSGIDIIKNHKNALKEMAKFITQNEGKIISFEGGERINSIPKHAKALIICEKELKENEWVKCTFKGEQEVQICEQGTLLLSVINAFSNGVRNYDTKLNIVRTSINLSLLKMQENKIIFELFARSNALDELENIEFESLEFFKSYGFEVESYNFYPPWEGKENAFSKEVFNALSLFVENVKISAIHAGLECGIIEKKFPLMCASIGPNIYNPHSTDERCELSSVEKISKAVFEVLKNNQ from the coding sequence ATGCAAGAGGTTATCGAAAATTTTAAAAAAATCTGCACAATTCCTCATTGTAGTTTTGAAACAGAAGAATTAAAAAATTTTTTAGCAAGTTATGCTAAAGAATGCGGTTTTAAAGTGCAAATTGACAAAGTGGGTAATATCCACTGCATTAAAGGAGAGCCAAAAATTTGTTTGCAAAGTCATTATGATATGGTTTGTATGGGCGATGCACCTAAACTTGAGCTTTACGAGGAAAATGGCTTTTTAAGGGCTAAAAATGCCTCTTTAGGAGCAGATAATGGCATAGGTGTGGCGATTATGATGGAGGCGATGAGGCGATTTTCTCATTTAGAATGCCTTTTTACAAATGATGAAGAGGTTGGACTTTTGGGCGCAAATGGCTTAGAATGCGAACTTAAAGCTAAAAAACTTCTCAATTTAGACCACGAGGGCGAAAATGAAATTATGATAGGTTGTGCTGGGGGTGTGGATATTAGAGCAAGTCAAAGCTTTAGCACACAAAAAGCGTATGGAAAAGTTTATGAGCTTGAAGCTAGAAATTGCAAGGGTGGGCATTCTGGCATTGATATTATCAAAAATCATAAAAATGCTTTGAAGGAAATGGCAAAATTCATCACGCAAAATGAGGGCAAAATCATCTCTTTTGAGGGTGGAGAGAGGATTAACTCCATACCAAAACACGCTAAAGCCTTAATTATCTGTGAAAAAGAACTAAAAGAAAATGAGTGGGTAAAATGCACTTTTAAGGGAGAGCAAGAGGTGCAAATATGTGAGCAGGGCACACTTTTACTAAGTGTAATCAATGCCTTTTCTAATGGCGTTAGAAATTATGACACCAAACTTAACATTGTGCGAACAAGCATTAATCTTTCTCTTTTAAAAATGCAAGAAAACAAAATTATTTTTGAGCTTTTTGCACGCTCAAATGCCCTCGATGAGCTTGAAAATATAGAATTTGAAAGCTTAGAATTTTTTAAAAGCTATGGTTTTGAAGTTGAAAGCTATAATTTTTATCCACCTTGGGAGGGCAAGGAAAATGCTTTTAGCAAAGAAGTTTTTAACGCTCTTAGCCTCTTTGTTGAAAATGTCAAAATTTCAGCTATTCACGCAGGGCTTGAATGTGGCATTATAGAGAAAAAATTTCCTCTTATGTGTGCCTCCATAGGTCCAAATATTTATAATCCTCATTCAACAGATGAAAGATGTGAGTTAAGCTCTGTGGAGAAAATCTCTAAAGCAGTCTTTGAGGTGCTAAAAAACAATCAATAA
- a CDS encoding enoyl-ACP reductase gives MDKEFQGKTLVISGGTRGIGKAIVYEFAKMGVNIAFTYNSNAQIAEDMVKDLEQKYKIKARAYEFNILEPETYKELFEKIDVDFERIDFFISNAIISGRAVVGGYTKFMKLKPRGINNIFTATVNAFVVGSQEAAKRMEKVGGGSIVSISSTGNLVHIENYAGHGTAKAAVEAMARYAATELGDKNIRVNVVSGGPIETDALRAFTNYEEVKQATINLSPLNRMGQPEDLAGACLFLCSNKASWVTGHTFIVDGGTTFK, from the coding sequence ATGGATAAGGAATTTCAAGGAAAAACTTTAGTTATTAGCGGTGGGACGAGGGGCATTGGTAAGGCTATTGTTTATGAATTTGCTAAAATGGGTGTAAATATCGCTTTTACTTATAATTCTAACGCCCAAATTGCTGAGGATATGGTAAAAGATTTAGAGCAAAAGTATAAAATCAAGGCAAGAGCATATGAGTTTAATATTTTAGAGCCTGAAACTTATAAGGAGCTTTTTGAAAAGATTGATGTGGATTTTGAACGCATTGATTTTTTCATCTCAAATGCAATTATTTCAGGGCGTGCTGTTGTGGGGGGTTATACGAAATTTATGAAGTTAAAGCCTAGAGGGATTAATAATATTTTTACAGCCACAGTTAATGCCTTTGTCGTGGGTTCGCAAGAAGCCGCTAAAAGAATGGAAAAGGTGGGTGGAGGAAGTATTGTTTCTATTTCATCAACGGGAAATTTGGTGCATATAGAAAATTATGCAGGACATGGCACAGCAAAAGCGGCGGTGGAAGCTATGGCAAGATACGCTGCCACAGAGCTTGGAGATAAAAATATACGCGTGAATGTTGTCAGTGGAGGACCCATTGAAACAGACGCTTTAAGGGCTTTTACAAATTACGAAGAAGTAAAACAAGCAACTATTAATCTAAGCCCCTTAAATCGTATGGGGCAGCCTGAAGATTTGGCAGGGGCTTGTTTGTTTCTTTGTTCAAATAAGGCGAGTTGGGTTACAGGACATACCTTCATCGTTGATGGAGGCACGACTTTCAAATAA
- a CDS encoding quinone-dependent dihydroorotate dehydrogenase codes for MYDFFKPLLFKLDPENAHSLVEHSLRALNAVFPGALSFLAYKYIVDNEILRQKLLGLEFNNPVGLAGGFDKNATMIRPLSTLGFGFLEFGTFTPKAQEGNEKPRLFRLIEQESIQNAMGFNNQGADIISKRMTQNYPFVLPLGANIGKNKLTSNENALNDYFTLLRSFKDLCDYFIINISSPNTKNLRDLQNEEFLSVLLKEARAITKKPILIKIAPDMDLKEALSLCESAIEKGVSGFIVANTSTDYSLLSNNRTFGGISGRLITQKSGEFFHALSKELFGKTLLIASGGIDSAEVAYDRIKKGANLVQVFTGLIFKGPSLIKDINEGLIELLKKDGFYHLSEAVGVELK; via the coding sequence ATGTATGATTTTTTCAAACCCTTACTTTTTAAGCTAGACCCTGAAAATGCACATAGTTTAGTAGAGCATTCATTAAGAGCTTTAAATGCCGTTTTTCCGGGAGCTTTGAGTTTTTTAGCTTATAAATACATCGTTGATAATGAAATTTTAAGACAAAAATTATTAGGACTGGAATTTAATAATCCCGTAGGCTTGGCGGGTGGCTTTGATAAAAACGCCACGATGATACGCCCTTTAAGCACGCTTGGTTTTGGTTTTTTGGAATTTGGCACTTTCACTCCAAAAGCACAAGAGGGTAATGAAAAGCCCAGACTTTTTCGTCTAATTGAGCAAGAAAGCATACAAAATGCTATGGGTTTTAATAATCAAGGTGCAGATATAATTTCTAAAAGAATGACACAAAATTATCCCTTTGTTCTGCCCCTTGGAGCAAATATCGGCAAAAATAAGCTTACAAGTAATGAAAATGCTCTAAATGACTATTTTACCTTGCTTAGAAGCTTTAAGGATTTGTGTGATTATTTCATCATCAATATTTCTTCACCCAATACTAAAAATTTAAGAGACTTGCAAAATGAGGAATTTTTAAGCGTTTTATTAAAAGAGGCTAGAGCAATTACAAAGAAGCCTATATTGATAAAAATTGCACCTGATATGGATTTAAAAGAGGCTTTAAGTCTTTGTGAGAGTGCGATTGAAAAAGGCGTGAGTGGCTTTATTGTAGCAAATACAAGCACAGATTATAGTCTACTTAGTAATAACCGCACTTTTGGCGGCATTAGCGGTAGGCTCATTACGCAAAAAAGCGGAGAATTCTTTCACGCTCTTTCAAAAGAGCTTTTTGGCAAAACCTTACTTATAGCAAGTGGGGGGATAGATAGTGCGGAGGTGGCTTATGATAGGATTAAAAAGGGAGCGAATTTGGTGCAGGTTTTTACGGGATTGATTTTTAAAGGTCCAAGTTTGATTAAAGACATTAATGAAGGCTTAATAGAGCTTTTGAAAAAAGATGGTTTTTACCATCTTAGTGAGGCGGTTGGAGTGGAGTTAAAATGA
- a CDS encoding thermonuclease family protein, whose amino-acid sequence MRVNLRQISNLRKLASSPKKLFLVLIFVLFALFLQNFTQNDESFEAKVVRVIDGDTLDILSVRGQERVRIYGIDAPELGQEFGPQSKAYLQQLVLNQKLTIFYKDKDRYDRIVARITRREEDVGKRLVSEGYAWAYWAKNYELEQMKAKEQKKGLWRAKNPKEPSKWRKANR is encoded by the coding sequence TTGAGAGTTAATTTAAGGCAAATTTCAAATTTAAGAAAACTTGCAAGTAGTCCTAAGAAATTATTTTTAGTTTTAATTTTTGTATTATTCGCACTTTTTTTACAAAATTTTACTCAAAATGATGAAAGCTTTGAGGCTAAGGTTGTAAGGGTGATTGATGGGGATACTTTAGATATTTTAAGTGTTAGAGGGCAAGAAAGAGTGCGAATTTATGGCATTGATGCCCCTGAACTGGGGCAGGAATTTGGACCCCAATCAAAAGCTTATTTGCAACAGCTTGTTTTAAATCAAAAACTTACAATTTTTTATAAAGATAAAGATAGATATGATAGAATAGTCGCTCGTATCACTCGAAGAGAGGAAGATGTAGGGAAGCGTTTGGTGAGTGAGGGCTATGCTTGGGCTTATTGGGCTAAGAATTATGAGCTAGAGCAAATGAAAGCTAAAGAACAAAAAAAGGGTCTTTGGAGAGCTAAAAATCCTAAAGAGCCATCTAAATGGCGTAAGGCAAATCGATAA
- a CDS encoding low molecular weight protein-tyrosine-phosphatase, with product MKKIIFVCLGNICRSPMAEFVMKDLLEKEGRKGEFEITSAGTSGEHNGESMHQGTKNKLNAKNIKAKNFISKKLTQKMCDESEMIIVMDNMNLQNVKCFYQNVELKLKKMTDFAKDLGYDEVPDPWYSGDFDETYHIVLHACRNLIKEL from the coding sequence ATGAAAAAAATTATTTTTGTATGTTTGGGGAATATTTGTCGCTCTCCTATGGCTGAATTTGTAATGAAAGATTTACTAGAAAAAGAGGGTAGGAAGGGTGAATTTGAAATAACAAGTGCAGGTACTTCAGGGGAGCATAATGGCGAAAGTATGCATCAAGGCACGAAAAATAAGCTTAATGCTAAAAATATCAAAGCCAAGAATTTCATCAGTAAAAAATTAACGCAAAAAATGTGTGATGAAAGTGAGATGATTATCGTTATGGATAATATGAATTTGCAAAATGTGAAGTGTTTTTATCAAAATGTTGAATTGAAACTCAAAAAAATGACAGATTTTGCCAAGGATTTAGGCTATGATGAAGTGCCTGATCCTTGGTATAGTGGCGATTTTGACGAAACCTATCATATCGTTTTGCACGCTTGTAGGAATTTAATCAAGGAGCTTTAA
- a CDS encoding ABC transporter ATP-binding protein — protein sequence MSLREVLRRFKPFYIEYLRYFLLAFLGMMMAALGTAASFHSLQPILDYIFIEKRVDLLYIVPFFIVFAYLIKNAGLYMQSYYVAYIGTNILKTLRKNVLDNLLRLDMDFFKRYRSGELMSRCTNDIGALQSIVSTLLPELLREMMTAIGLLSVVIYNSPRLAFFALIVLPCAILPLIWFAKKLKKYARNSQETGADLLSSLGEIFTNIELIKANSTEQKESNKFNKHNEKLCKVTLKTSRIDALISPIMELIGSLGVALVIIIGGKEVIAGRMSAGSFIAFVSALFALYQPIKKLTNLYGRLQTAIVASERTFYLLDLKPEIKGGEKELKGINAVEFKDVFFAYEEKSVLNGLNLNFKKGEILALVGASGGGKSSIIGLLLHFFKRKSGEILLNNQSIDEFSLKSLRLKMALVTQDIYIFNDSIAENVAYSEEFDAQKVIESLKLANAYEFVEKMGGIYTQLFENGKNLSGGQKQRIAIARALYKNPDLLIFDEATSALDNESERAIVKTIENLKKDRLILLVAHRLSTVENADKIALIDKGKVVACGSDAVLLESCEAYRKLKMKDEVKL from the coding sequence ATGAGCTTAAGGGAGGTTTTAAGGCGTTTTAAGCCCTTTTATATAGAGTATTTGAGATATTTTTTACTTGCTTTTTTGGGTATGATGATGGCAGCCTTAGGCACGGCGGCTAGCTTTCACTCCTTACAACCCATTTTAGATTATATTTTTATAGAAAAAAGGGTGGATTTACTTTACATCGTGCCTTTTTTTATCGTTTTTGCATATTTGATTAAAAATGCGGGACTTTATATGCAAAGCTATTATGTCGCTTATATTGGCACAAATATCCTAAAAACCCTACGCAAAAATGTGCTTGATAATCTTTTGCGTTTAGATATGGATTTTTTTAAGCGTTATAGAAGTGGGGAGCTAATGAGTCGTTGCACGAACGATATAGGCGCACTTCAAAGCATAGTTTCTACCTTGTTGCCTGAACTTTTGCGTGAAATGATGACAGCCATAGGACTTTTAAGCGTTGTGATTTATAATAGCCCACGCCTTGCATTTTTTGCACTCATCGTGCTTCCTTGTGCAATTTTACCTTTAATATGGTTTGCTAAAAAGCTTAAAAAATATGCCAGAAATTCGCAAGAAACTGGGGCGGATTTACTTTCTAGTTTAGGAGAAATTTTTACAAATATCGAGCTAATTAAGGCAAATAGCACAGAGCAAAAAGAAAGCAATAAATTTAATAAGCACAATGAAAAGCTTTGCAAGGTTACGCTTAAAACAAGCAGAATTGATGCTTTAATCTCACCTATAATGGAGCTTATTGGCTCTTTGGGTGTGGCTTTGGTGATTATTATAGGTGGTAAGGAAGTCATAGCAGGGCGTATGAGTGCTGGTTCTTTCATAGCCTTTGTGTCGGCTCTTTTTGCGCTTTATCAGCCTATTAAAAAGCTTACAAATTTGTATGGGAGATTACAAACTGCCATAGTGGCGAGTGAGAGGACCTTTTATCTACTTGATTTAAAGCCTGAAATTAAGGGTGGAGAAAAGGAGCTTAAGGGCATAAATGCGGTGGAATTTAAAGATGTATTTTTTGCCTATGAGGAAAAAAGCGTGTTAAATGGACTGAATTTAAACTTTAAAAAAGGCGAAATTTTAGCCCTTGTGGGAGCGAGTGGTGGGGGGAAATCCTCTATTATAGGGCTTTTACTTCACTTTTTTAAAAGAAAGAGTGGGGAAATTTTACTTAATAATCAAAGTATTGATGAATTTAGCCTTAAATCTTTGCGTTTAAAAATGGCTTTAGTGACGCAGGATATTTATATTTTTAATGATAGCATTGCTGAAAATGTCGCTTATAGTGAGGAATTTGACGCACAAAAAGTAATTGAAAGTTTAAAACTTGCAAATGCTTATGAATTTGTAGAAAAAATGGGAGGCATTTATACCCAACTTTTTGAAAATGGCAAGAACTTAAGCGGTGGTCAAAAACAAAGAATAGCCATAGCTAGAGCCTTGTATAAAAATCCTGACTTACTCATTTTTGACGAGGCAACTTCAGCACTTGATAATGAAAGCGAAAGAGCCATAGTCAAAACCATAGAAAATTTGAAAAAAGATAGGCTAATTTTACTTGTAGCACATCGTTTAAGCACTGTGGAAAATGCCGATAAAATCGCCCTCATTGACAAAGGTAAGGTTGTAGCGTGCGGGAGCGATGCTGTGCTTTTAGAAAGCTGTGAAGCTTATCGTAAATTAAAAATGAAAGATGAAGTCAAATTGTAA
- a CDS encoding M16 family metallopeptidase → MISYEKKVLKNKLEIYAFPVNKNSGVISVDIFYKVGSRNETMGKSGIAHMLEHLNFKSTKNLRAGEFDAIVKGFGGVDNASTGFDYTHYYIKCAKDNLDKALALFAELMQNLSLKDEEFQPERQVVLEERRWRTDNNPLGYLYFRLYNHAFLYHPYHWTPIGFYKDIENWDIGDIKAFHKSFYQPQNAILLVSGDVETRELFKKASKHFEGIKNTGKIPKIHTKEPKQDGARRAEIFKETQTELLALAFKIPNFKHKDIPALNALAELLGSGKSAILSEILVDKLSLVNEFYAFVNDSVDENLFIFIANCNPGVKAEKVEKKLLDILHFLKQGKISKRSLQRVKNNTRSDFIFSLNNASSLANIYGSYLARGDLSPLLNYEKNIATLEVEDLIKVASKYFVKENSTTLILRKENNG, encoded by the coding sequence ATGATAAGTTATGAAAAAAAGGTTTTAAAGAATAAGCTTGAAATTTACGCTTTTCCTGTCAATAAAAATAGCGGAGTCATTAGCGTAGATATTTTTTATAAAGTTGGCTCACGCAATGAAACTATGGGAAAAAGCGGCATAGCACATATGCTTGAACATCTTAATTTTAAAAGCACAAAGAATTTGCGTGCTGGGGAATTTGATGCAATTGTTAAAGGTTTTGGCGGCGTGGATAATGCTAGCACGGGCTTTGATTATACACATTATTATATTAAATGTGCTAAGGATAATTTAGATAAGGCTTTAGCTTTATTTGCTGAACTTATGCAAAATTTAAGCTTAAAAGATGAGGAATTTCAGCCTGAAAGGCAGGTGGTTTTAGAGGAGAGGCGTTGGCGAACGGATAATAATCCACTTGGTTATTTGTATTTTAGGCTTTATAATCACGCTTTTTTATATCACCCTTATCACTGGACTCCCATAGGTTTTTATAAAGACATTGAAAATTGGGACATTGGGGACATTAAAGCCTTTCATAAAAGCTTTTATCAACCACAAAATGCAATTTTGCTTGTAAGTGGCGATGTGGAGACGCGTGAGCTTTTCAAAAAGGCTAGTAAGCATTTTGAGGGCATTAAAAATACGGGTAAAATTCCAAAAATTCACACCAAAGAGCCAAAGCAAGACGGCGCAAGACGAGCGGAAATTTTTAAAGAGACTCAAACAGAGCTTTTAGCCTTAGCTTTTAAAATTCCAAATTTCAAGCATAAAGACATTCCAGCTTTAAATGCTTTGGCTGAGCTTTTAGGAAGTGGTAAGAGTGCAATTTTAAGCGAAATTTTGGTGGATAAATTAAGCCTTGTGAATGAATTTTACGCTTTTGTAAATGATAGTGTTGATGAGAATTTGTTCATTTTCATTGCAAATTGTAATCCGGGCGTAAAGGCTGAAAAGGTGGAGAAAAAACTCCTTGATATTTTGCACTTTCTCAAGCAGGGTAAAATTTCAAAAAGATCCTTACAAAGAGTGAAAAATAATACAAGAAGTGATTTTATCTTTTCTTTAAATAATGCGAGTTCCTTGGCTAACATTTATGGAAGTTATTTGGCAAGAGGAGATTTAAGTCCTTTATTAAATTACGAAAAAAATATAGCCACCCTTGAAGTTGAAGATTTGATTAAAGTAGCCTCAAAGTATTTTGTAAAAGAAAATTCAACAACTTTAATTTTAAGAAAGGAAAATAATGGATAA
- the dapA gene encoding 4-hydroxy-tetrahydrodipicolinate synthase, whose translation MDKNCIIGAMSALITPFKNGKLDEQGYAKLIKRQIQNGIDAVVPVGTTGESATLTHEEHRTCIEIAVDICKGSKVKVLAGAGSNATHEAVGLAQFAQKCGADGILSVTPYYNKPTQEGLYQHYKAIASSVEIPVLLYNVPGRTSCEIATDTAIRLFRDCENIYGIKEASGNIDKCVDLLAHEPRLVLISGDDAINYPILSNGGKGIISVSSNLLPDRLSELTKKALNEDYKAAKKINDELYNINKILFCESNPIPIKAAMFIAGLIENLEFRLPLCPPSKENFAKIEAVMKNYEIKGF comes from the coding sequence ATGGATAAAAATTGCATTATAGGAGCGATGAGCGCACTCATCACGCCTTTTAAAAATGGAAAATTAGACGAGCAAGGCTATGCTAAACTTATCAAAAGACAAATTCAAAATGGAATTGATGCTGTTGTTCCTGTGGGGACAACCGGAGAAAGTGCGACCTTAACGCACGAAGAGCATAGGACTTGCATAGAAATTGCTGTGGATATTTGCAAAGGCTCTAAAGTTAAGGTCTTAGCAGGAGCTGGGAGTAATGCCACTCACGAGGCGGTGGGTTTAGCGCAATTTGCACAAAAATGCGGAGCGGACGGAATTTTAAGCGTTACGCCTTATTATAACAAGCCTACGCAAGAGGGGCTTTACCAGCATTATAAAGCCATAGCTTCAAGCGTGGAAATCCCCGTGCTTTTATATAATGTCCCAGGACGCACAAGCTGTGAGATCGCTACGGACACGGCGATTAGACTTTTTAGAGACTGTGAAAATATTTACGGCATTAAAGAGGCAAGTGGGAATATTGATAAATGTGTGGATTTACTTGCACACGAACCGCGTCTTGTTTTGATTTCTGGTGATGATGCGATTAATTATCCCATACTTTCAAACGGCGGCAAGGGCATTATTTCAGTCAGTTCAAATTTGCTTCCTGACAGACTAAGTGAGCTAACTAAAAAGGCTTTAAATGAAGATTATAAAGCGGCTAAGAAAATTAACGATGAGCTTTATAATATTAACAAAATTCTTTTTTGTGAAAGCAATCCTATCCCGATAAAAGCGGCGATGTTTATTGCAGGTTTGATTGAAAATTTAGAATTTAGACTTCCACTTTGCCCTCCTAGTAAGGAAAATTTTGCTAAAATAGAAGCCGTGATGAAAAATTATGAAATTAAAGGATTTTAA